The segment AGGCTCTTTCAATACGCCAGCAGGTAAATCTCTTTTCGGCTCCATCGGAGATTCAGCCCCAGACCGCTGGGGCCGTGTACTCATGAAACGACTAGAGGCCAGAAACGCCAAGGCTGAAAAACGCACCCGCCGCATGCTGCACGACTCCGACTTCCTGCTCATGGTTAATGATCTGGCACGACAAGGTGCATTGCGTTTTGCCGAACAGGAAGGCGGGCCTTTTTTGGCAACGGACGAAGATGCAACAATTCCGCCAATGGTTGAGTTGGGTCGGCTTATGGCTGCTTCAAGCCGCATCTTGGAAAACAAGGAACTGGATCAGGACATTCAGGATCTGATTGCACCCGGAGCGTCACTCGGTGGAGCACGGCCCAAGGCATCCATTATAGACACAGACGGCAAGCTGCTGATCGCCAAGTTCCCCAGCCCCACCGATGAATGGGATGTTGAATTATGGGAATACCTCGCCTTCCAGATGGCAAAAAAGGCCGGAATACCAACACCGGAAGTAATGCTTAAGAAAGTCGGCGGGCAAAACGTACTTCTGCTCCACCGCTTTGACCGCAACGCAGGCAAGCGCATCCCTTTTCTGTCGGCAATGAGCATGCTCGATTATTCTGACGGCGAACAGGGAAGCTATCTGGAAATAGGGGAAGCACTGAGCGAATACGGAGCCAGCACAACCGAAGATCTCAAAGACCTCTGGCGGAGGATCGTCTTCAACATCATGATTTCAAACGTGGACGACCATCTGCGCAACCACGGCTTCCTCTATGCCGGATCAGCAGGCTGGAGGCTTTCCCCTCTCTACGATCTGGAACCGACCCCGGAACACGAAAAACCGCGCATCCTGCACACCTTCATCGACCTTGATGACGGCACAGCTTCCCTTGATCTCGCCTATTCAGTTATCGAAGAATTCGGCCTCTCGCTCAAGGAAGCAAAGGCCATTGCTAAAAAGGTCGCACAAGCCACCCGAAGCTGGGCCAATGATGCCGCACGGCTTGGGGCCAGCAATAATGAAATTGAGATGATGCGGTCAGCTTTTGAGCATGAAGATTTACGGATGGGATTGAAGGGCTAAATGTATACAGCCAGTTGCCCCTTCTCAGTCAACCGATACTTCTGATTCCTACTATTGGGCTTGTCGGGAATGGTCATTTCAACAAGCCCTTCTTCCAATGCAGGTTTGAGGTAAAGTTCCCTGAATGACTTGCGGTCTTTAAGGCTCAAAGCAGTTTGCAGCTCATCACGGCTCATTTCGCCAGAAATGGCTTCAATCAATGCTTTAACTTGGGGGGTGACATAGGGGTCAACTTGGGGGGTGGCAGATGAAACGGCATTCAGAACCATTCTGAGCATGAACTCTATAAACGGTGCCGAGTCCGCATTATTCGTGCTCTGCTGGAGGGCGTCATAATATTCTTCTTGGTGTTCGAAAACCAGACTTTCCACCGGGATATCCGCGACCAGAGGATTCCATCCTTTCAGGATCAAAGTCTGCCATAAACGGCCCATACGGCCATTGCCGTCTGCGAATGGGTGGATAAATTCAAATTCGTAATGGAATACCGAGCTGACAATCAAAGGATGGTCTTCAGTAGCACCAAGCCATGAAAATAGATCCTGCATCAATGCCGGGACTCTATCGGCAGGC is part of the Maridesulfovibrio sp. genome and harbors:
- a CDS encoding HipA domain-containing protein; translated protein: MPKEIFVHIDIQGETHFVGRLWIHSGQRGESASFEYSRQWRQSPISFSLEPTLNLGEGSFNTPAGKSLFGSIGDSAPDRWGRVLMKRLEARNAKAEKRTRRMLHDSDFLLMVNDLARQGALRFAEQEGGPFLATDEDATIPPMVELGRLMAASSRILENKELDQDIQDLIAPGASLGGARPKASIIDTDGKLLIAKFPSPTDEWDVELWEYLAFQMAKKAGIPTPEVMLKKVGGQNVLLLHRFDRNAGKRIPFLSAMSMLDYSDGEQGSYLEIGEALSEYGASTTEDLKDLWRRIVFNIMISNVDDHLRNHGFLYAGSAGWRLSPLYDLEPTPEHEKPRILHTFIDLDDGTASLDLAYSVIEEFGLSLKEAKAIAKKVAQATRSWANDAARLGASNNEIEMMRSAFEHEDLRMGLKG
- a CDS encoding Fic family protein, with the translated sequence MTVLTDSSKELRLRRINRVRTIRGSLAIEGNNLSEEQITAILDGKRVIAPPREIQEVRNAIAAYDRFDDWSVESEADLKDAHGVLMAGLIDEVGMYRRSGVGVIAGERVIHMAPPADRVPALMQDLFSWLGATEDHPLIVSSVFHYEFEFIHPFADGNGRMGRLWQTLILKGWNPLVADIPVESLVFEHQEEYYDALQQSTNNADSAPFIEFMLRMVLNAVSSATPQVDPYVTPQVKALIEAISGEMSRDELQTALSLKDRKSFRELYLKPALEEGLVEMTIPDKPNSRNQKYRLTEKGQLAVYI